Proteins encoded together in one Lysinibacillus sp. FSL K6-0232 window:
- the uvrB gene encoding excinuclease ABC subunit UvrB, whose product MQTFDLQAPYQPSGDQPQAIAELVEGVKAGKRHQTLLGATGTGKTFTISNVIQQVKKPTLIMAHNKTLAGQLYSEFKEFFPNNAVEYFVSYYDYYQPEAYVPQTDTYIEKDSSINDEIDKLRHSATSALFEREDVIIIASVSCIYGLGSPEEYREMVVSIRTGMEIERNQLLRKLVDVQYERNDVSFTRGTFRVRGDVVEIFPASRDEHCIRVEFFGDEIDRIREVDALTGEILSDRDHVAIFPASHFVTREEKMRKAIENIEKELEERLALLRAEDKLLEAQRLEQRTRYDLEMMREMGFCSGIENYSRHLTLREAGATPYTLLDYFPDDFLLVVDESHVTLPQVRGMYNGDQARKGVLVEHGFRLPSALDNRPLRFEEYESRVHQAIYVSATPGPYELEHTPEMVEQIIRPTGLLDPLIDVRPIEGQIDDLIDEIHERIARNERVLVTTLTKKMSEDLTAYLKEMGLKVEYLHSEIKTLERIEIIRELRKGTYDVLIGINLLREGLDIPEVSLVAILDADKEGFLRSERSLIQTIGRAARNANGHVIMYADNVTDSMKKAIDETKRRRTLQMAYNEEHGITPQTIIKKIPDVIRATQVAEEEESYVTKATKGKKLTKAEREQLLASLEVEMKEAAKALDFERAAELRDTIFELKVEG is encoded by the coding sequence GTGCAAACATTTGATTTACAAGCGCCATATCAGCCTAGCGGAGATCAACCACAGGCAATTGCTGAATTAGTGGAGGGTGTAAAGGCAGGTAAGCGTCATCAAACATTACTTGGTGCGACAGGTACTGGTAAAACATTTACAATTTCGAATGTTATTCAACAAGTAAAAAAACCAACGCTTATTATGGCACATAATAAAACACTCGCAGGCCAGCTATATAGCGAGTTTAAAGAATTCTTCCCAAATAACGCCGTTGAATATTTTGTCAGCTATTATGATTACTATCAACCAGAAGCCTATGTACCACAGACAGATACCTATATAGAAAAAGACTCTAGCATTAATGATGAAATTGATAAGCTGCGTCACTCTGCAACTTCAGCATTATTTGAGCGTGAGGATGTCATTATTATTGCATCTGTGTCCTGCATTTATGGTTTAGGTTCACCAGAGGAATATCGCGAAATGGTGGTATCGATTCGCACAGGTATGGAAATTGAACGTAATCAGCTATTGCGTAAGCTCGTTGATGTGCAATATGAGCGTAATGATGTAAGTTTTACACGCGGAACATTTCGGGTACGGGGAGATGTAGTGGAAATATTCCCAGCATCGCGTGATGAGCATTGTATCCGTGTAGAATTTTTCGGAGATGAAATTGATCGTATTCGTGAGGTAGATGCCTTAACAGGAGAAATTTTATCAGATCGAGATCATGTGGCAATTTTCCCAGCATCCCACTTCGTAACGCGAGAGGAAAAAATGCGAAAAGCGATTGAAAACATTGAAAAAGAGCTAGAGGAACGTTTGGCACTATTGCGGGCTGAAGATAAATTGCTAGAGGCACAGCGTTTAGAGCAGCGTACACGTTATGATTTAGAGATGATGCGTGAAATGGGCTTTTGCTCAGGTATTGAGAACTATTCTCGTCATTTAACATTGCGTGAAGCAGGTGCAACACCCTATACATTGTTAGATTATTTCCCTGATGATTTTTTACTTGTTGTGGATGAAAGCCATGTAACACTTCCTCAAGTACGAGGCATGTACAACGGTGACCAAGCACGTAAAGGTGTTTTAGTAGAGCATGGCTTCCGTCTGCCATCAGCGCTTGATAATCGACCATTGCGCTTTGAGGAGTATGAAAGTCGTGTGCATCAGGCTATTTATGTTTCTGCAACACCTGGTCCATATGAGCTAGAGCATACACCAGAAATGGTGGAGCAAATTATTCGTCCTACTGGATTGTTGGACCCATTAATCGATGTGCGTCCTATCGAAGGGCAAATAGATGATTTAATTGATGAGATTCATGAGCGAATTGCACGTAATGAACGTGTGCTTGTGACAACATTAACAAAGAAAATGTCAGAGGATTTAACAGCCTACTTAAAGGAAATGGGCTTAAAGGTTGAGTATTTACATTCAGAGATTAAAACACTTGAACGGATAGAGATTATTCGTGAGCTGCGTAAAGGAACATATGATGTATTAATCGGTATTAATTTATTGCGTGAGGGGCTTGATATTCCTGAAGTATCCCTTGTAGCGATTTTAGATGCGGATAAAGAAGGATTTTTACGCTCGGAGCGCTCATTAATTCAAACAATTGGACGTGCAGCGCGTAATGCAAATGGTCATGTGATTATGTATGCAGACAATGTAACAGATTCAATGAAAAAAGCAATTGATGAAACAAAACGTCGTCGTACATTGCAGATGGCTTATAACGAGGAGCATGGCATTACGCCTCAAACAATTATCAAGAAAATTCCAGATGTTATTCGTGCAACACAGGTAGCAGAGGAAGAGGAATCCTACGTCACAAAGGCTACGAAGGGCAAAAAGCTGACAAAGGCAGAAAGAGAACAGCTCTTGGCTTCCCTGGAAGTCGAAATGAAGGAGGCAGCAAAAGCGCTTGATTTCGAGCGTGCGGCCGAGCTGCGAGATACAATATTTGAATTGAAGGTAGAAGGGTGA
- the uvrA gene encoding excinuclease ABC subunit UvrA, translated as MKNTEIIVQGARAHNLKNIDVTIPRDQLVVLTGLSGSGKSSLAFDTIYAEGQRRYVESLSAYARQFLGQMDKPDVDAIEGLSPAISIDQKTTSRNPRSTVGTVTEIYDYLRLLYARIGKPICPNHGIEITSQTIEQMVDRLLFYPERTKMQLLAPMVSGRKGAHVKLLEDLKKQGFVRVRIDGELRDLDDEIELDKNKKHSIGVVVDRVVMKEGIAARLSDSLETALRLADGRVLVDVMEHEELLFSEHHACPLCGFSIGELEPRMFSFNSPFGACPSCDGLGSTQEVDLELVVPDWNRSLLEHAIAPWEPTSSQYYPQLLKAVCDHYDIPMDVPVKDIPKDKMDKILYGSGKDKIHFHYENEFGNVRDQMIEFEGVVRNVERRFKETTSDYVREQMEKYMAQQACPSCKGYRLKPETLAVKIAGKHIGEVTQYSIQEADQFFKELDLTEKDMQIARLVLREIEERLGFLVNVGLDYLTLSRAAGTLSGGEAQRIRLATQIGSRLTGVLYILDEPSIGLHQRDNDRLIHTLQSMRDIGNTLIVVEHDEDTMLAADYLIDVGPGAGVHGGQIVAAGTPQEVMDNEKSLTGQYLSGKKFIPLPVERRQPDGRKLAIKGAKENNLRNVKVDIPLGLFVAVTGVSGSGKSTLINEILYKSLAQKLNRSKVKPGEHKEVTGMEELEKVIDIDQSPIGRTPRSNPATYTGVFDDIRDVFAATNEAKVRGYKKGRFSFNVKGGRCEACRGDGIIKIEMHFLPDVYVPCEVCHGKRYNRETLEVKYKDKSIADILDMTIENAVVFFENIPKIQRKLQTIVDVGLGYMKLGQPATTLSGGEAQRVKLASELHRRSTGKSFYILDEPTTGLHADDIARLLVVLQRLVENGDSVLVIEHNLDVIKTADYLIDLGPEGGDKGGTIVATGTPEEVAEVTGSYTGKYLKPILERDRMRMEAVLAKASQ; from the coding sequence GTGAAAAATACTGAAATCATCGTGCAAGGTGCACGTGCTCATAATTTAAAAAATATCGATGTTACAATTCCACGTGACCAATTAGTTGTGTTAACAGGTTTATCAGGCTCAGGAAAATCTTCTTTAGCATTTGATACGATTTATGCGGAGGGGCAACGGCGCTATGTCGAGTCCCTTTCCGCCTATGCTCGTCAATTTCTAGGACAAATGGATAAGCCAGATGTCGATGCAATTGAGGGATTATCGCCTGCTATTTCGATTGACCAAAAAACAACGAGCCGTAACCCGCGCTCTACTGTAGGGACTGTAACAGAAATCTATGACTATTTGCGTTTACTTTATGCACGTATTGGCAAACCGATTTGCCCAAATCATGGGATCGAAATTACTTCTCAAACAATTGAGCAAATGGTAGATCGCTTATTATTCTATCCAGAAAGAACAAAAATGCAGCTACTTGCGCCAATGGTATCTGGGCGTAAAGGAGCACATGTAAAGCTGCTGGAGGATTTAAAAAAGCAGGGCTTTGTTCGTGTGCGTATAGATGGTGAATTACGTGATTTAGACGATGAAATTGAGCTGGATAAAAATAAAAAACATTCCATTGGGGTAGTGGTAGACCGTGTTGTGATGAAAGAAGGGATTGCTGCACGTTTAAGCGATTCATTAGAAACGGCATTACGTTTGGCAGATGGGCGTGTTCTTGTCGATGTGATGGAGCATGAGGAGCTGCTCTTTAGTGAACACCATGCTTGTCCATTATGTGGCTTTTCTATTGGAGAGCTAGAGCCACGTATGTTTTCATTTAATAGTCCATTTGGTGCTTGTCCGAGCTGTGATGGCTTAGGCTCCACACAAGAGGTCGATTTGGAGTTAGTAGTACCTGATTGGAATCGATCATTATTAGAGCATGCAATTGCACCATGGGAACCAACAAGCTCGCAATATTATCCACAGCTATTAAAGGCTGTATGTGACCACTATGATATTCCAATGGACGTGCCTGTAAAAGATATACCAAAGGACAAGATGGATAAAATTTTATATGGCTCTGGGAAAGACAAAATACACTTCCATTATGAAAATGAGTTTGGCAATGTCCGAGATCAGATGATTGAATTTGAAGGTGTTGTGCGTAATGTGGAGCGTCGTTTTAAAGAAACAACATCAGACTATGTACGTGAGCAAATGGAAAAGTATATGGCACAGCAAGCCTGCCCTTCTTGTAAAGGCTACCGTTTAAAGCCTGAAACATTAGCTGTAAAAATAGCGGGTAAGCATATTGGTGAGGTTACACAATATTCCATTCAGGAAGCCGATCAATTTTTCAAAGAACTAGATTTAACAGAAAAGGATATGCAAATTGCTCGACTTGTTTTACGTGAAATTGAAGAGCGCTTAGGCTTCCTTGTGAATGTTGGATTAGATTATTTAACATTAAGCCGAGCAGCGGGAACATTATCAGGCGGTGAGGCACAACGTATTCGCTTGGCGACACAAATTGGCTCTCGTTTAACAGGCGTGCTTTATATTTTAGATGAGCCTTCCATTGGCTTACATCAACGTGATAATGATCGTTTAATTCATACATTACAAAGCATGCGGGATATTGGCAATACACTTATTGTTGTAGAGCATGATGAGGATACAATGCTTGCAGCTGATTATTTGATTGATGTAGGGCCTGGTGCTGGTGTGCATGGTGGGCAAATTGTTGCTGCGGGTACACCACAGGAGGTAATGGATAATGAAAAATCGTTAACAGGACAATATTTAAGCGGTAAGAAATTTATTCCATTACCAGTTGAAAGACGCCAGCCAGATGGTCGTAAGCTTGCTATTAAAGGCGCAAAGGAAAACAATTTACGCAATGTGAAGGTAGATATTCCGCTCGGCCTATTTGTAGCAGTGACAGGTGTTTCTGGCTCAGGAAAATCGACATTAATTAATGAAATTTTATATAAATCATTGGCACAGAAGCTAAATCGTTCCAAGGTAAAGCCAGGGGAGCATAAAGAAGTAACAGGGATGGAGGAGCTTGAAAAGGTCATTGATATTGACCAATCACCAATCGGTCGTACACCACGCTCAAATCCAGCTACCTATACAGGGGTTTTTGATGATATTCGCGATGTTTTTGCTGCGACGAATGAAGCAAAGGTACGTGGCTATAAAAAGGGTCGCTTTAGCTTTAATGTCAAAGGCGGTCGCTGTGAGGCATGCCGTGGTGATGGCATTATTAAAATTGAAATGCACTTCCTGCCAGATGTTTATGTACCATGTGAAGTATGTCATGGCAAACGTTATAATCGCGAAACACTTGAAGTGAAATATAAAGATAAAAGCATTGCCGATATTTTAGATATGACCATTGAAAATGCAGTAGTGTTCTTTGAAAATATTCCAAAGATTCAACGCAAGCTGCAAACGATTGTGGATGTGGGCTTAGGCTATATGAAATTAGGTCAGCCTGCTACAACATTATCAGGCGGTGAGGCACAGCGTGTAAAATTAGCCTCTGAATTACACCGTCGCTCTACAGGTAAGTCCTTCTATATTTTAGATGAGCCAACAACAGGCTTACATGCAGATGACATTGCACGTTTACTTGTTGTGCTACAGCGTCTTGTTGAAAATGGTGACTCCGTATTAGTCATTGAGCATAATTTGGATGTCATTAAAACAGCTGATTATTTAATCGACTTAGGTCCAGAGGGCGGCGATAAAGGTGGCACTATTGTTGCTACAGGAACGCCTGAGGAAGTAGCAGAGGTGACTGGCTCATACACAGGCAAATATTTAAAGCCAATTTTAGAACGTGACCGTATGCGTATGGAAGCTGTACTTGCGAAAGCTTCACAATAA
- a CDS encoding DUF4097 family beta strand repeat-containing protein: protein MQNERQRILELVEKGTISAQEALTLLEALEQSGKSTQNVINDVSQETQTSSTDKGSIFEEELKKDSNKKKDDFTKYFQEEMQDFRKDLTQIGSLFMDMMNTAVKKVKEFDVSSPFGDKVEFTHTEEVAAAHVDNITAELPNGNFSLEASEGDTIQVICKVKAPQINDSEEETRHHFLEQFVVREDERTLRILSQLKLVQVNVKVLIPKEQLEKLSVRLMNGSVSLQDTTLKELKVKTLNGAIKGTKLNFAKAEVDSSNGSIELTNVRGKDLEAETLNGRVYLDGALDEVEAKSVNGHVVVTTCSTNSSKIKAQTVAGAVELYVPRTISLSGKVVTNFGKVDVGIQDVSKMESTDQFLSKVIRFDKEVENANRLFIEGESKTGAVLVRYTTTEEQQM from the coding sequence ATGCAAAATGAACGTCAACGAATTTTAGAGCTTGTAGAAAAAGGTACGATTTCGGCACAAGAGGCGCTTACATTATTAGAAGCATTAGAGCAATCAGGCAAGTCTACTCAAAATGTTATAAATGATGTGTCACAGGAAACACAAACATCTTCAACTGATAAAGGGTCAATATTTGAGGAAGAATTAAAAAAAGATAGCAATAAGAAAAAAGATGATTTCACAAAATATTTCCAAGAGGAAATGCAAGATTTTCGTAAAGATTTAACGCAAATTGGTTCCCTATTTATGGATATGATGAATACAGCTGTTAAAAAGGTAAAAGAGTTTGACGTGTCTTCACCATTCGGCGATAAAGTTGAATTTACGCATACAGAAGAAGTGGCTGCAGCACATGTCGATAATATTACGGCTGAATTACCGAATGGCAACTTTTCATTAGAAGCTAGTGAAGGAGATACGATTCAAGTCATTTGTAAGGTGAAAGCACCACAAATCAATGATAGTGAAGAGGAAACACGCCATCACTTTTTAGAGCAATTTGTTGTGAGAGAAGATGAGCGTACACTACGTATTTTAAGTCAATTAAAGCTTGTACAAGTAAATGTCAAAGTGCTTATACCCAAGGAACAGCTTGAAAAATTATCAGTTCGTCTAATGAATGGCAGTGTGTCATTGCAAGATACAACACTAAAAGAATTAAAAGTAAAAACATTGAATGGTGCGATTAAAGGAACAAAATTAAACTTTGCCAAGGCTGAAGTAGATTCTTCCAATGGCTCCATTGAATTAACGAATGTACGAGGAAAAGATTTAGAGGCTGAAACATTAAATGGACGTGTTTATTTAGACGGTGCATTAGATGAGGTAGAGGCTAAATCGGTGAATGGACATGTTGTTGTGACAACTTGCTCAACAAATTCCTCAAAAATTAAGGCACAAACGGTGGCAGGAGCCGTTGAATTATATGTACCACGAACTATATCATTAAGCGGTAAAGTGGTAACGAACTTTGGGAAAGTAGATGTTGGCATTCAAGATGTGTCAAAAATGGAATCAACAGATCAATTTTTATCAAAAGTTATTCGCTTTGATAAAGAGGTTGAAAATGCTAATCGTTTATTTATTGAGGGTGAATCAAAAACAGGTGCTGTTTTAGTTCGCTATACAACAACAGAAGAACAACAAATGTAA
- the ftsE gene encoding cell division ATP-binding protein FtsE — MIEMKNVTKKYTNGVIATNGISVNIKQGEFVYVVGPSGAGKSTFIKLMYREEKATSGQILVNGIDLATLKNKKVPFLRRQLGVVFQDFKLLPRLNVYENVAFALEVIEEKPEEIRRRVMEVLELVGLKHKARMFPNELSGGEQQRVSIARSIVNVPKVVIADEPTGNLDPETSWEIMNLFEEINARGTTIVMATHNREIVNTIRRRVIAIEGGLIVRDEHGGDYGYDL, encoded by the coding sequence ATGATAGAAATGAAGAATGTGACAAAGAAGTACACAAACGGTGTTATTGCGACAAATGGTATTTCTGTCAATATAAAGCAGGGCGAATTTGTCTATGTTGTAGGGCCGAGTGGTGCTGGTAAATCTACATTTATTAAATTAATGTATCGTGAAGAAAAGGCAACGTCAGGACAAATTTTGGTCAATGGGATAGATTTAGCAACCTTAAAAAATAAAAAGGTTCCTTTTTTGCGCCGTCAACTTGGCGTTGTTTTCCAAGATTTCAAATTGTTACCTCGTTTAAATGTTTATGAAAATGTCGCATTTGCACTTGAGGTAATAGAGGAAAAGCCAGAGGAAATACGTCGCCGAGTGATGGAAGTTTTAGAGCTTGTTGGGTTAAAGCATAAAGCGAGGATGTTTCCAAATGAACTTTCAGGTGGAGAGCAGCAGCGCGTATCGATTGCTCGCTCGATTGTGAATGTTCCAAAGGTTGTTATTGCAGATGAACCAACTGGGAACCTTGATCCTGAAACATCATGGGAAATTATGAATTTATTTGAGGAAATTAATGCACGAGGAACAACGATTGTCATGGCAACACATAATCGTGAAATTGTGAATACAATTCGTCGCCGTGTTATCGCTATTGAGGGCGGTTTAATCGTCCGTGACGAACACGGAGGTGACTACGGCTATGACCTTTAA